The Temnothorax longispinosus isolate EJ_2023e chromosome 12, Tlon_JGU_v1, whole genome shotgun sequence genome includes a window with the following:
- the LOC139823059 gene encoding uncharacterized oxidoreductase YjmC — MLTVVRRATLSRLLGLLTSSSSSRARTVTAGTRMTSTGCQDRDQKVVPKDEVIRFIEECMRKAGTTLEDARVVGHHLMTADYRGHFSHGMNRMQMYVQDIENRITDPAARPQIITDFQAIALVDGKNGLGQVVGKYCMELAMEKAKKFGIGMVAARGSNHYGICGYYTMMAMEQDLIGFTCTNTSPLMAPTRSTKSGLGTNPLSVGMAACDGDGFVLDMATTAVALGKIELAIRKGENIPEGWALGSDGKVTRDAEEAFKASLLMPLGGAEHTSGYKGYGLGLMVEILCGILTGSHFGPNIRAWKTGDKVADLGQCFMAINPEAFAPGSKDRLTTLLKQLRSLPSSGEKPVLIAGDPERQHMKKVDMDGGITYHPNQLEASEDVAKHMSVRPMKLVPKST, encoded by the exons ATGTTGACTGTCGTTCGTAGAGCAACGCTCAGTCGTTTATTGGGACTTTTGACGAGTAGTTcgtcatcgcgcgcgcgcactgtCACCGCCGGCACCAGAATGACGTCCACCGGATGCCAGGACCGCGATCAGAAGGTCGTCCCTAAGGACGAGGTCATCAGGTTCATCGAGGAATGTATGCGCAAAGCCGGCACCACGCTGGAAGACGCGCGCGTCGTTGGTCATCATCTGATGACAGCGGACTACAGAGGTCACTTTAGCCACGGGATGAACCGGATGCAAATGTACGTGCAGGATATCGAGAACAGGATCACTGATCCCGCCGCCCGGCCGCAAATCATTACCGATTTTCAG GCGATAGCCCTCGTAGACGGGAAGAACGGGCTAGGTCAAGTGGTCGGCAAATATTGTATGGAGCTTGCCATGGAGAAGGCCAAGAAATTCGGCATCGGCATGGTGGCGGCGCGCGGCTCCAATCACTACGGCATATGCGGTTACTACACAATGATGGCGATGGAGCAAGACCTGATCGGTTTCACCTGCACCAACACGAGCCCGTTGATGGCGCCGACGCGCAGCACCAAGTCCGGCCTGGGGACGAATCCCTTGTCCGTGGGCATGGCCGCCTGCGATGGCGACGGGTTTGTTCTCGACATGGCAACCACCGCCGTCGCTCTGGGCAAGATTGAGCTGGCCATCCGGAAGGGCGAGAATATCCCCGAGGGCTGGGCGCTCGGATCTGACGGAAAAGTGACTCGCGATGCCGAGGAGGCTTTCAAAGCTTCTTTATTGATGCCTCTCGGTGGCGCGGAGCACACGTCCGGGTATAAGGGCTACGGTCTGGGCCTAATGGTCGAGATACTCTGCGGTATCCTAACCGGAAGTCATTTCGGACCGAATATACGCGCCTGGAAGACCGGCGATAAGGTCGCCGATCTCGGGCAATGCTTCATGGCCATTAACCCGGAGGCCTTCGCGCCTGGATCGAAAGACAGATTGACGACTTTGCTCAAACAGCTGCGAAGTCTGCCCTCCTCCGGCGAGAAGCCGGTTCTGATCGCCGGCGATCCCGAAAGGCAGCACATGAAGAAGGTCGACATGGATGGCGGAATCACGTATCATCCGAACCAACTAGAGGCTTCGGAAGACGTCGCTAAACACATGAGCGTTCGACCGATGAAACTCGTTCCTAAATccacttaa